A single region of the Enterobacter cloacae complex sp. R_G8 genome encodes:
- the sdhB gene encoding succinate dehydrogenase iron-sulfur subunit SdhB, which produces MKLEFSVYRYNPDVDDAPRMQDYTLEAEEGRDMMLLDALIQLKEKDPTLSFRRSCREGVCGSDGVNMNGKNGLACITPISALQRPGQKIVIRPLPGLPVVRDLVVDMGQFYAQYEKIKPYLLNNGQNPPAREHLQSPEQREKLDGLYECILCACCSTSCPSFWWNPDKFIGPAGLLAAYRFLIDSRDTETDSRLEGLSDAFSVFRCHSIMNCVSVCPKGLNPTRAIGHIKSMLLQRSA; this is translated from the coding sequence ATGAAACTCGAATTCTCAGTTTATCGTTATAACCCGGATGTAGATGACGCTCCGCGCATGCAGGATTACACGCTGGAAGCGGAAGAAGGGCGTGACATGATGCTGCTGGATGCGTTAATCCAGCTGAAAGAAAAAGATCCGACACTGTCGTTCCGTCGCTCCTGCCGTGAAGGGGTGTGTGGCTCTGACGGTGTGAACATGAACGGCAAAAATGGTCTGGCCTGCATCACGCCAATTTCCGCGCTGCAGCGTCCGGGGCAGAAAATTGTTATCCGTCCTCTGCCAGGCCTGCCGGTCGTGCGTGATTTGGTGGTAGACATGGGGCAATTCTATGCACAATATGAGAAGATTAAGCCTTACTTATTGAATAATGGGCAAAATCCACCCGCTCGTGAGCACTTACAGTCGCCTGAGCAGCGTGAAAAACTCGATGGGTTGTACGAGTGTATTCTCTGTGCATGTTGTTCAACGTCGTGCCCGTCGTTCTGGTGGAACCCGGATAAGTTTATCGGTCCGGCCGGTCTGCTGGCTGCCTATCGCTTCCTGATTGATAGCCGCGACACCGAAACCGATAGCCGTCTGGAAGGTTTAAGTGACGCTTTCAGCGTATTCCGCTGCCATAGCATCATGAACTGCGTCAGTGTGTGTCCGAAGGGGCTGAACCCGACGCGCGCCATCGGCCATATTAAGTCGATGCTACTGCAGCGCAGTGCGTAA
- the sdhA gene encoding succinate dehydrogenase flavoprotein subunit, producing the protein MKLPVREFDAVVIGAGGAGMRAALQISQSGQTCALLSKVFPTRSHTVSAQGGITVALGNSHEDNWEWHMYDTVKGSDYIGDQDAIEYMCKTGPEAILELDHMGLPFSRLENGTIYQRPFGGQSKNFGGEQAARTAAAADRTGHALLHTLYQQNLKNHTTIFSEWYALDLVKNADGAIVGCTALCIETGEVVYFKARATVLATGGAGRIYQSTTNAHINTGDGVGMAIRAGVPVQDMEMWQFHPTGIAGAGVLVTEGCRGEGGYLLNKHGERFMERYAPNAKDLAGRDVVARSIMIEIREGRGCDGPWGPHAKLKLDHLGKEVLESRLPGILELSRTFAHVDPVKEPIPVIPTCHYMMGGIPTKVTGQALTVNEQGEDVVIPGLFAVGEIACVSVHGANRLGGNSLLDLVVFGRAVGLHLQESIAEQGALRDATDDEIDASLERLNRWNGNRNGEDPVEIRKALQECMQHNFSVFREGDAMAKGLEQLKAIRERLKNARLDDTSSEFNTQRVECLELDNLMETAFATAMSANFRTESRGAHSRFDFPDRDDENWLCHSLYLPESETMTRRQVNMEPKLRPAFPPKIRTY; encoded by the coding sequence ATGAAACTGCCAGTCAGAGAATTTGATGCTGTTGTGATTGGTGCGGGTGGCGCAGGTATGCGCGCCGCGCTGCAAATTTCCCAGAGCGGCCAGACCTGTGCGCTGCTCTCTAAAGTATTCCCGACCCGTTCCCACACGGTATCTGCGCAGGGCGGTATTACCGTTGCGCTGGGTAACTCCCATGAAGATAACTGGGAATGGCACATGTACGACACGGTAAAAGGTTCCGACTATATCGGCGACCAGGATGCCATCGAATATATGTGTAAGACTGGCCCGGAAGCGATTCTGGAGCTGGATCATATGGGTCTGCCGTTCTCCCGTCTGGAAAATGGCACCATCTATCAGCGTCCGTTTGGCGGCCAGTCGAAAAACTTCGGCGGCGAGCAGGCGGCACGTACCGCAGCAGCGGCTGACCGTACCGGTCACGCGCTGCTGCATACTCTGTATCAGCAGAACCTGAAAAACCACACCACCATCTTCTCCGAGTGGTATGCGCTGGATCTGGTGAAAAACGCCGACGGCGCGATTGTCGGTTGTACTGCGCTGTGCATTGAAACCGGTGAAGTGGTCTACTTCAAAGCGCGCGCCACCGTGCTGGCGACCGGCGGTGCAGGGCGTATTTATCAGTCCACCACCAACGCCCACATCAATACCGGTGACGGTGTTGGGATGGCTATCCGCGCTGGCGTGCCGGTGCAGGATATGGAGATGTGGCAGTTCCACCCAACCGGTATCGCCGGTGCGGGCGTTCTGGTGACAGAAGGCTGCCGTGGTGAAGGCGGTTACCTGCTGAACAAACACGGCGAACGTTTCATGGAACGTTATGCCCCGAATGCGAAAGACCTGGCGGGTCGTGACGTGGTGGCGCGTTCCATCATGATCGAAATCCGTGAAGGTCGCGGCTGTGATGGTCCATGGGGTCCACACGCCAAGCTGAAACTCGACCACCTGGGTAAAGAGGTGCTGGAATCCCGTCTGCCGGGCATTCTTGAGCTGTCCCGTACCTTCGCCCACGTCGATCCGGTGAAAGAGCCGATTCCGGTTATCCCGACCTGCCACTACATGATGGGCGGTATTCCGACCAAAGTGACCGGTCAGGCATTGACCGTGAACGAGCAGGGTGAAGATGTGGTGATCCCAGGCCTGTTCGCGGTAGGCGAAATTGCCTGCGTATCCGTACACGGTGCTAACCGTCTGGGTGGTAACTCTCTGCTTGATCTGGTGGTGTTTGGTCGTGCGGTGGGTCTGCACCTGCAGGAATCCATTGCCGAACAGGGCGCGCTGCGTGACGCCACTGACGACGAAATTGATGCGTCGCTTGAGCGCCTCAACCGCTGGAACGGTAACCGTAACGGTGAAGATCCGGTGGAAATCCGTAAAGCGCTGCAGGAATGTATGCAGCACAACTTCTCGGTATTCCGTGAAGGTGATGCGATGGCCAAAGGTCTTGAGCAGCTGAAAGCGATCCGCGAGCGCCTGAAAAACGCCCGTCTCGATGACACTTCCAGCGAGTTCAACACCCAGCGCGTTGAGTGTCTGGAGCTGGATAACCTGATGGAAACCGCGTTCGCGACCGCGATGTCGGCCAACTTCCGTACCGAAAGCCGTGGCGCGCATAGCCGCTTCGACTTCCCGGATCGTGACGATGAAAACTGGCTGTGCCATTCCCTGTATCTGCCAGAGTCGGAAACCATGACGCGCCGCCAGGTGAACATGGAACCGAAACTGCGTCCGGCGTTCCCGCCGAAGATTCGTACTTACTAA
- the sdhD gene encoding succinate dehydrogenase membrane anchor subunit — protein MVSNASALGRNGVHDFILVRATAIVLTLYIIYMIGFFATSGTLTWEIWSGFFGSAFTKVFTLLALFSILIHAWIGMWQVLTDYVKPLAIRLPLQLAIVVALVVYVIYGFVVVWGV, from the coding sequence ATGGTAAGCAACGCCTCCGCATTAGGACGCAACGGCGTACATGACTTCATTCTGGTCCGTGCTACCGCCATCGTTCTCACCCTTTACATCATCTATATGATCGGTTTCTTCGCGACCAGCGGCACGCTGACGTGGGAAATCTGGAGTGGGTTCTTCGGATCGGCCTTCACCAAAGTGTTCACCCTGCTGGCGCTGTTCTCCATTCTTATTCATGCCTGGATTGGCATGTGGCAGGTGTTGACCGATTACGTTAAACCGCTGGCGATTCGCCTTCCTCTGCAGCTGGCCATTGTCGTTGCACTGGTGGTTTACGTTATTTATGGATTCGTTGTGGTGTGGGGTGTGTAA
- the sdhC gene encoding succinate dehydrogenase cytochrome b556 subunit, whose protein sequence is MWALFMIRNVKKQRPVNLDLKTIRFPVTAIASILHRVSGVITFVAVGILLWLLGTSLSSPEGFLQASAIMNSFFVKFIMWGILTALAYHVVVGVRHMLMDFGYLEETFEAGKRSANISFVITVVLSLLAGVLVW, encoded by the coding sequence ATGTGGGCGTTATTCATGATAAGAAATGTGAAAAAACAAAGACCTGTCAATCTGGATCTCAAAACGATCCGGTTCCCCGTAACAGCAATAGCGTCCATTCTGCACCGTGTATCGGGTGTGATTACGTTTGTGGCGGTAGGCATTCTGCTGTGGTTACTGGGCACCAGCCTCTCTTCTCCTGAAGGATTCCTCCAGGCCTCGGCCATCATGAACAGCTTCTTCGTGAAATTCATCATGTGGGGCATTCTGACCGCACTGGCGTACCACGTTGTGGTGGGTGTTCGCCATATGCTGATGGACTTTGGTTACCTGGAAGAGACTTTCGAAGCCGGGAAACGCTCCGCTAACATTTCATTTGTGATTACTGTCGTGCTTTCACTTCTCGCAGGAGTTCTCGTATGGTAA
- a CDS encoding citrate synthase encodes MADTKAKLTLNGDTAIELDVLKGTLGQDVIDIRTLGSKGVFTFDPGFTSTASCESKITFIDGDEGILLHRGFPIDQLATESNYLEVCYILLNGEKPTQAQYDEFKTTVTRHTMIHEQITRLFHAFRRDSHPMAVMCGITGALAAFYHDSLDVNNPRHRDIAAFRLLSKMPTMAAMCYKYSIGQPFVYPRNDLSYAGNFLRMMFSTPCEEYEVNPVLERAMDRILILHADHEQNASTSTVRTAGSSGANPFACIAAGIASLWGPAHGGANEAALKMLEEISTVEHIPEFVRRAKDKNDSFRLMGFGHRVYKNYDPRATVMRETCHEVLKELGTKDDLLEVAMELEHIALNDPYFIEKKLYPNVDFYSGIILKAMGIPSSMFTVIFAMARTVGWIAHWNEMHSEGMKIARPRQLYTGYEQRDFKSDLKR; translated from the coding sequence ATGGCTGATACAAAGGCAAAGCTCACCCTAAATGGTGACACTGCTATTGAACTGGATGTGCTAAAAGGCACGCTCGGTCAGGATGTTATTGATATCCGTACGCTGGGTTCCAAAGGGGTGTTCACCTTTGACCCTGGATTTACCTCTACCGCATCTTGCGAATCCAAAATCACCTTCATTGACGGTGACGAAGGTATCCTGCTCCATCGCGGCTTCCCCATCGATCAGTTAGCCACCGAATCCAACTATCTGGAAGTGTGCTACATCCTGCTGAACGGCGAAAAACCGACGCAGGCACAATACGATGAATTCAAAACCACCGTGACCCGTCACACCATGATCCATGAACAGATTACCCGTCTGTTCCATGCGTTCCGTCGTGACTCTCACCCGATGGCGGTGATGTGCGGGATCACCGGTGCGCTGGCGGCGTTCTACCATGATTCACTGGACGTGAATAACCCACGTCACCGTGATATCGCGGCGTTCCGCCTGCTGTCCAAAATGCCAACCATGGCGGCAATGTGTTACAAATACTCTATCGGCCAGCCGTTTGTGTATCCACGTAACGACCTCTCCTATGCCGGTAACTTCCTGCGCATGATGTTCTCCACACCGTGCGAAGAGTACGAAGTAAACCCGGTGCTGGAACGCGCGATGGACCGTATTCTGATCCTGCACGCTGACCACGAACAGAACGCTTCGACGTCCACCGTCCGTACCGCAGGCTCTTCAGGCGCGAACCCGTTCGCCTGTATCGCTGCGGGCATCGCCTCCCTGTGGGGACCGGCGCACGGCGGCGCGAACGAAGCCGCACTGAAGATGCTGGAAGAGATCAGCACCGTTGAGCACATTCCTGAATTCGTGCGCCGCGCGAAAGACAAGAATGACTCCTTCCGTCTGATGGGCTTCGGTCACCGTGTGTACAAAAACTATGACCCACGTGCAACCGTGATGCGTGAAACCTGCCACGAAGTGCTGAAAGAGCTGGGCACCAAAGACGATCTGCTGGAAGTGGCGATGGAGCTGGAACACATCGCGCTGAACGACCCGTACTTCATCGAGAAGAAACTCTACCCGAACGTAGACTTCTACTCTGGCATTATTCTGAAAGCGATGGGCATTCCGTCTTCCATGTTCACCGTAATCTTCGCCATGGCACGTACCGTGGGCTGGATTGCGCACTGGAACGAAATGCACAGCGAAGGCATGAAAATCGCCCGTCCTCGTCAGCTGTACACCGGCTACGAGCAGCGTGATTTTAAGTCTGACCTGAAGCGCTAA
- the nei gene encoding endonuclease VIII, which translates to MPEGPEIRRAADSLEAAIKGKPLTDVWFAFPQLKPFEAPLVGQTVTHIETRGKALLTHFSHNLTLYSHNQLYGVWRVVNANEQPQTTRVLRVRLQTADKAILLYSASDIEMLTPEQLLTHPFLQRVGPDVLDMHLTANDVKARLLSPKFRNRQFSGLLLDQAFLAGLGNYLRVEILWEVGLAPQHKASQLSDDQLEALSHALLEIPRLSYNTRGVVDENKHHGALFRFKVFHRAGKKCERCGGVIEKTTLSSRPFYWCPGCQR; encoded by the coding sequence ATGCCAGAAGGCCCGGAGATCCGCCGCGCTGCGGATAGCCTCGAGGCGGCGATAAAAGGCAAACCCCTGACGGACGTCTGGTTTGCTTTTCCTCAACTGAAGCCGTTTGAAGCACCACTGGTCGGACAAACGGTGACCCACATCGAAACGCGGGGAAAGGCGTTACTGACGCATTTTTCCCATAACCTGACGTTATACAGCCACAACCAGCTTTACGGCGTCTGGCGGGTGGTGAACGCCAACGAGCAGCCGCAAACGACAAGGGTGCTGCGCGTCAGGCTGCAAACCGCGGATAAAGCGATTCTGCTGTATAGCGCGTCTGATATCGAAATGTTAACGCCGGAACAACTGCTTACGCACCCGTTCTTACAGCGGGTCGGGCCGGATGTGCTGGATATGCATCTGACGGCGAACGACGTTAAAGCCCGCTTGTTATCCCCTAAATTCCGCAACCGGCAATTTTCCGGGCTACTGCTCGATCAGGCCTTCCTGGCCGGATTAGGCAATTACCTTCGCGTCGAAATTCTCTGGGAAGTAGGGCTGGCACCGCAGCACAAAGCGTCGCAGTTGAGCGATGACCAGTTAGAAGCGCTCTCTCACGCGCTGCTGGAGATTCCGCGTCTTTCGTATAATACGCGCGGCGTGGTGGATGAGAATAAGCATCACGGGGCGCTGTTCCGCTTTAAGGTGTTTCATCGGGCGGGGAAAAAGTGCGAGCGATGCGGTGGGGTGATTGAGAAGACAACGCTCTCTTCACGACCGTTTTACTGGTGCCCGGGGTGCCAGAGGTAA
- the pxpA gene encoding 5-oxoprolinase subunit PxpA has product MVKIDLNADLGEGGSADAELMTLVTSVNVACGFHAGDAQTMLASVRNAIKNGVAIGAHPSFPDRENFGRTAMDLPSETVYAQTLYQIGALEAIVRSQQGALRHVKPHGMLYNQAANDPALAEAIARAVFDCNPQLILVGLAGSELIRAGQRLGLTTRQEVFADRGYQTDGTLVPRSQPNALITDESQALAQTLQMVREGTVRAVDGTTASVQADTVCLHGDGEHALQFARRLRAAFAEQGILVSA; this is encoded by the coding sequence ATGGTAAAGATTGATTTAAATGCCGATCTGGGCGAGGGCGGCAGCGCCGACGCTGAACTGATGACCCTGGTCACCTCGGTGAATGTCGCCTGCGGTTTTCACGCGGGTGATGCACAAACGATGCTGGCGAGCGTGCGCAATGCCATCAAAAATGGTGTTGCGATAGGGGCGCATCCGAGCTTCCCTGACCGGGAGAATTTTGGCCGCACGGCGATGGATCTCCCGTCCGAAACGGTCTACGCCCAGACGCTTTACCAGATTGGCGCGCTCGAGGCGATAGTGCGTTCCCAGCAGGGCGCGCTGCGCCACGTGAAGCCGCACGGCATGCTCTATAATCAGGCGGCCAACGACCCCGCGCTGGCAGAGGCCATCGCCCGGGCGGTGTTCGATTGCAACCCGCAACTGATCCTGGTTGGCCTGGCGGGGAGCGAGCTTATCCGCGCCGGTCAGCGGCTGGGGTTAACCACCCGGCAGGAAGTGTTTGCCGACAGAGGGTATCAGACCGACGGAACTCTGGTTCCCCGTTCACAGCCCAACGCGCTGATCACCGATGAGTCTCAGGCGCTGGCGCAGACGCTTCAGATGGTGCGCGAGGGAACAGTGAGAGCGGTTGATGGTACAACCGCCAGCGTTCAGGCTGACACAGTATGCTTACACGGTGATGGCGAGCACGCGCTGCAGTTTGCCCGCCGCTTACGGGCGGCGTTTGCAGAGCAGGGGATCCTCGTCAGCGCCTGA
- the pxpC gene encoding 5-oxoprolinase subunit PxpC, translating to MLTLIRAGLYTSVQDAGRFGMRQSGVSYCGALDRPALEIANVLVGNPGNTAALEITLGQCVIEFSQETWFALTGAGCDATLDGKAVWTGWRLRAKAGQRLTLKRPLHGVRSYLAVAGGIDVPEVLGSSSTDQKAGIGGHEGRLLRDGDRLAIKPSTRHFSTAQGVKQLLWGNQIRALPGPEYQEFDEVSQESFWRSPWKISPQSNRMGYRLQGQPLTRTTDRELLSHGLLPGVIQVPGNGQPIVLMNDAQTTGGYPRIACIIEADRYHLAQIPLGQPIHFVQCSLEEALKARQDQQRYLEQLAWRLDGKD from the coding sequence ATGTTAACGCTTATTCGCGCCGGGCTTTACACCTCCGTTCAGGATGCGGGTCGCTTTGGTATGCGCCAGTCTGGCGTGAGCTACTGTGGCGCGCTGGACAGGCCGGCGCTGGAGATTGCCAACGTGCTGGTGGGTAACCCCGGCAATACAGCTGCGCTCGAAATTACGCTGGGGCAGTGTGTCATTGAATTCAGTCAGGAGACCTGGTTTGCCTTAACCGGCGCCGGGTGTGATGCCACGCTTGATGGCAAAGCGGTCTGGACCGGCTGGCGGCTGCGGGCGAAAGCCGGACAGCGTTTAACGCTAAAGCGTCCGCTGCACGGGGTTCGCAGTTATCTTGCCGTTGCCGGTGGGATTGACGTGCCGGAAGTGCTGGGTTCATCCAGTACCGATCAGAAAGCTGGTATTGGCGGTCACGAAGGACGTTTGTTGCGCGATGGCGATCGTCTGGCGATAAAACCGTCAACGCGGCACTTTTCCACCGCGCAGGGCGTGAAGCAACTCCTCTGGGGAAACCAGATCCGCGCCCTGCCGGGGCCGGAGTATCAGGAATTTGATGAGGTGTCTCAGGAGTCTTTCTGGCGCTCGCCATGGAAGATTAGCCCGCAGAGTAACCGCATGGGGTATCGTCTTCAGGGGCAGCCGCTGACCCGTACCACAGACCGCGAGCTGCTTTCTCACGGTTTATTGCCCGGCGTCATTCAGGTGCCGGGTAACGGTCAACCGATTGTGTTAATGAACGATGCGCAGACCACGGGCGGTTACCCGCGTATTGCCTGCATCATTGAGGCCGATCGCTACCATCTGGCGCAAATTCCTCTCGGACAGCCGATTCACTTCGTGCAATGCTCCCTGGAGGAGGCGCTGAAGGCGCGGCAGGACCAGCAGCGTTATCTGGAACAACTGGCGTGGAGGCTTGATGGTAAAGATTGA
- the pxpB gene encoding 5-oxoprolinase subunit PxpB translates to MQRARCYLLGETAVVLELEPPVTLATQKRIWRLTQRLVEVPEVVEAIPGMNNITVVLRNPHTLALDAIERLQRWWEESEALEPESRTIEIPVVYGGTGGPDLGVVAEHCGITEKQVVELHASVDYVVWFLGFQPGFPYLGGLSPALHTPRRAEPRLSVPAGTVAIGGEQTGIYPLTSPGGWQLIGHTSMPLFEPGLESPVLLRPGDTLRFIPQKEGVC, encoded by the coding sequence GTGCAGCGAGCGCGTTGTTATCTTCTGGGTGAAACGGCGGTGGTGCTGGAGCTGGAGCCGCCCGTTACCCTTGCGACCCAAAAGCGTATCTGGCGGCTAACGCAGCGTCTGGTGGAGGTGCCTGAGGTGGTTGAAGCGATCCCGGGGATGAATAATATCACCGTGGTTTTGCGTAATCCGCATACGCTGGCACTGGATGCCATCGAGCGTTTACAGCGCTGGTGGGAGGAGAGCGAAGCGCTGGAGCCGGAATCCCGCACGATTGAGATCCCGGTAGTGTATGGCGGCACAGGGGGACCCGATCTTGGCGTGGTGGCTGAACACTGCGGGATAACCGAAAAACAGGTCGTTGAGCTGCACGCCTCCGTTGATTATGTGGTCTGGTTTTTGGGATTCCAGCCGGGCTTCCCGTATCTGGGCGGACTTTCCCCGGCGTTACACACGCCACGCCGCGCTGAACCGCGCCTGAGCGTGCCGGCGGGTACCGTCGCGATTGGTGGCGAACAGACGGGCATTTATCCGCTCACATCGCCGGGGGGCTGGCAGCTCATCGGACACACATCCATGCCGTTATTTGAACCGGGGCTGGAATCGCCGGTCCTCCTGCGTCCTGGCGACACTCTTCGCTTTATCCCGCAGAAGGAGGGGGTATGTTAA
- a CDS encoding type 2 GTP cyclohydrolase I, which yields MKNTELESLINEKLNSSAFSDYGPNGLQVEGRDTVQKIITGVTASQALLDEAVRQEADAVIVHHGYFWKNESPIIRGMKRNRLKTLLANDINLYGYHLPLDAHPELGNNVQLAQLLGITVMGEIEPLVPWGELSMPVPGLELASWIEARLGRRPLWSGDTGPDTVKRVAWCTGGGQGFIDSAARFGVDAFITGEVSEQTIHSAREQGLHFYAAGHHATERGGIRALSEWLTENTDLDVTFIDIPNPA from the coding sequence ATGAAAAACACCGAACTGGAAAGTCTGATCAACGAAAAACTGAACAGCAGCGCCTTCAGCGACTACGGCCCGAACGGGTTACAGGTCGAAGGGCGCGACACGGTGCAAAAAATTATCACCGGCGTGACCGCCAGTCAGGCGTTGCTGGATGAAGCCGTGCGTCAGGAGGCCGATGCTGTCATCGTCCATCACGGCTATTTCTGGAAAAACGAATCGCCGATCATTCGCGGCATGAAGCGCAACCGTCTGAAAACGTTGCTGGCAAATGATATCAACCTGTATGGCTATCATCTGCCGCTGGATGCGCACCCCGAGCTTGGCAACAACGTTCAGCTCGCGCAGCTGTTAGGGATCACCGTGATGGGTGAAATTGAGCCGCTGGTGCCGTGGGGCGAGCTGTCGATGCCGGTGCCGGGCCTTGAGCTGGCCTCATGGATTGAAGCGCGTCTGGGACGTCGTCCGCTGTGGAGCGGTGATACCGGTCCGGATACGGTGAAGCGTGTCGCCTGGTGCACGGGTGGCGGTCAGGGCTTCATTGATAGCGCCGCGCGTTTTGGTGTTGATGCGTTTATCACCGGTGAAGTCTCCGAGCAGACTATTCATTCAGCCCGTGAACAGGGGCTGCATTTTTACGCGGCAGGTCACCATGCCACCGAACGCGGCGGCATTCGCGCCCTGAGCGAATGGCTGACCGAAAATACCGATCTGGATGTTACGTTTATTGATATCCCTAACCCGGCCTGA
- the phrB gene encoding deoxyribodipyrimidine photo-lyase, with amino-acid sequence MPTHLVWFRADLRLHDNIALAAACRSEHARVLALFIATPGQWQQHDMAPRQAAYLCSHLNALQRSLAKKGIPLIYKEVSDFAAQLSAVQEVCQQNDVTHLFYNYQYEFNEQQRDRQLERILGDVECQGFDDSVMLAPGSVMTGNREMYKVFTPFKNAFIKRLKEALPECVAAPSARGESVNNLPELTFDYPQQAYDHALFPADEKAAIAQLRQFCKTGAAAYDARRDFPAIEGTSRLSACLALGVLSPRQCLHRLLAEQPQALEGGAGSVWLNELIWREFYRHLMTYHPELCKHRPFIRWTENVQWQQNETLLQAWQEGKTGYPIVDAAMRQLNETGWMHNRLRMITASFLVKDLLIDWRAGERYFISQLIDGDLAANNGGWQWAASTGTDAAPYFRIFNPTTQGQKFDADGTFIRHWLPALKAVPAKAIHDPWAWADKQGVTLDYPRPIVEHKQARVATLAAYEAARKA; translated from the coding sequence ATGCCCACCCATCTGGTTTGGTTTCGCGCGGATCTGCGCCTGCATGACAACATCGCCCTGGCGGCAGCCTGTCGCTCTGAACACGCCCGCGTGCTGGCGCTGTTTATCGCTACCCCCGGACAGTGGCAGCAGCATGATATGGCCCCCCGTCAAGCCGCTTATCTCTGTTCGCATCTGAATGCCCTGCAACGTTCGCTGGCGAAAAAAGGCATTCCGTTGATTTACAAAGAGGTCAGTGATTTTGCCGCTCAGCTCAGCGCGGTACAGGAGGTCTGTCAGCAGAACGACGTCACGCATCTTTTTTACAACTACCAGTACGAATTCAATGAACAGCAGCGCGATCGTCAGCTGGAGCGGATCCTCGGGGACGTAGAGTGTCAGGGATTTGATGACAGCGTGATGCTGGCGCCGGGCAGCGTGATGACCGGCAATCGCGAGATGTATAAAGTCTTTACGCCATTTAAAAATGCGTTTATCAAACGGCTGAAAGAGGCGCTGCCGGAGTGTGTTGCCGCGCCGTCCGCGCGAGGGGAGAGTGTAAACAACCTGCCTGAACTGACGTTTGACTATCCGCAACAGGCGTATGACCACGCTTTATTCCCGGCTGATGAAAAAGCGGCAATCGCGCAGTTGCGCCAGTTCTGCAAAACGGGGGCGGCCGCTTACGACGCACGCCGGGATTTCCCCGCCATTGAAGGTACCAGCCGGTTGTCGGCCTGTTTAGCGCTGGGCGTGCTTTCTCCGCGCCAGTGTTTACACCGTCTTCTGGCAGAGCAGCCCCAGGCGCTGGAGGGGGGCGCTGGTTCGGTATGGCTTAACGAACTTATCTGGCGCGAATTCTACCGTCATCTGATGACGTATCACCCTGAATTATGTAAACATCGTCCTTTCATTCGCTGGACCGAAAATGTGCAGTGGCAGCAAAACGAGACGCTGCTGCAGGCCTGGCAAGAGGGTAAAACCGGCTACCCGATTGTGGACGCCGCGATGCGCCAGCTGAATGAAACTGGATGGATGCATAACCGCCTGCGGATGATTACCGCCAGCTTCCTGGTGAAAGATCTGCTTATCGACTGGCGTGCCGGGGAGCGGTATTTTATTTCTCAGCTGATCGATGGCGATCTGGCGGCGAATAACGGCGGCTGGCAATGGGCGGCCTCGACCGGAACCGATGCGGCACCTTACTTCCGGATTTTTAATCCCACCACGCAGGGACAAAAATTTGATGCGGACGGGACGTTTATCCGCCACTGGTTGCCTGCGCTGAAAGCGGTCCCCGCTAAGGCGATCCACGACCCGTGGGCATGGGCGGACAAACAGGGCGTAACGCTCGATTATCCTCGCCCGATTGTTGAACATAAACAGGCGCGCGTCGCCACGCTGGCGGCGTACGAAGCGGCCCGTAAAGCTTAA
- a CDS encoding YbfA family protein: MDLYKEYPAHIVFMRRAFAVVAGVLALPVMLFWKDRARFYSYLHRVWAKTSEKPVWMDQAEKATCDFY; encoded by the coding sequence ATGGATCTTTATAAAGAGTATCCGGCTCATATCGTGTTCATGCGTCGCGCTTTCGCCGTAGTGGCTGGCGTGCTGGCCCTGCCGGTGATGTTGTTCTGGAAAGATCGCGCACGTTTTTACAGCTATCTGCACCGCGTCTGGGCGAAAACCAGCGAGAAGCCGGTGTGGATGGATCAGGCCGAAAAAGCGACCTGTGATTTTTACTGA
- the kdpF gene encoding K(+)-transporting ATPase subunit F encodes MSAGLIAGIVLVFLLLGYLVYALINAEAF; translated from the coding sequence GTGAGTGCAGGTCTTATTGCCGGCATCGTGCTGGTGTTCCTGTTATTGGGTTATCTGGTTTATGCCTTGATTAATGCGGAGGCATTCTGA